A genomic region of Candidatus Pseudomonas phytovorans contains the following coding sequences:
- a CDS encoding LysE/ArgO family amino acid transporter translates to MWQSYLNGMLVAFGLIMAIGTQNAFVLAQSLRREHHLPVAALCIICDAILVAAGVFGLANVLAHNPTLLAVARWGGAVFLIWYGAKALRSACSKQSLQHQQGQGTRSRRAVLLSALAVTLLNPHVYLDTVLLIGSLGAQQTEPGAYVAGAASASLLWFSTLAIGAAWLAPWLARPATWRMLDLMVAVMMFAVAAQLIFN, encoded by the coding sequence ATGTGGCAAAGCTATCTCAACGGCATGCTGGTAGCGTTTGGCCTGATCATGGCCATCGGCACCCAGAACGCCTTCGTCCTCGCGCAAAGCCTGCGCCGTGAGCATCACTTGCCGGTGGCGGCGCTGTGCATCATCTGTGACGCCATCCTCGTTGCGGCCGGGGTATTCGGCCTGGCCAACGTGCTGGCACATAATCCGACCTTGCTGGCGGTGGCCCGCTGGGGCGGCGCAGTCTTCCTCATCTGGTACGGCGCCAAAGCCCTACGCAGTGCCTGCTCCAAACAAAGCCTGCAGCACCAGCAAGGCCAAGGCACGCGCTCGCGGCGTGCGGTGCTGCTCAGTGCTCTGGCGGTGACGCTGCTCAACCCCCACGTTTACCTTGATACGGTGCTGCTGATCGGCTCGCTGGGCGCCCAGCAGACCGAGCCTGGTGCTTATGTGGCCGGGGCGGCCAGCGCCTCGCTGCTGTGGTTCTCGACCCTGGCGATTGGCGCGGCCTGGCTGGCACCATGGCTGGCACGGCCGGCGACATGGCGCATGCTCGACCTCATGGTGGCGGTGATGATGTTCGCGGTGGCGGCGCAGCTGATCTTCAACTGA
- a CDS encoding EAL domain-containing protein, with translation MKLELRNSLSVKLLRVVLLSALAVGVVLSCAQIVYDTYKTRQAVNNDAQRILDMFRDPSTQAVYSLDREMGMQVMEGLFQDESVRMASIGHPNETMLAEKSRPLQDMSMRWLTDPILGQERTYTTQLVGRGPYSEYYGDLSITLDTSSYGEDFLINAVIIFISGVLRALAMGLVLYLVYHWLLTKPLSKIIEHLTQINPDRPSQHQIPLLKGHEKNELGLWVNTANQLLASIERNTHLRHEAENSLQRMAQYDFLTGLPNRQQLQQQLDKILVDGGRLQHRVAVLCVGLDDFKGINEQFSYQVGDQLLLALADRLRAHSGRLGALARLGGDQFALVQANIEQPYEAAELAQSILDDLEVPFDLDHHQQIRLRATIGITLFPEDGDSTEKLLQKAEQTMTLAKARSRNRYQFYIASVDSEMRRRRELEKDLREALPRNQLYLVYQPQISYRDHRVVGVEALLRWQHPELGMVPPDQFIPLAEQNGSIISIGEWVLDQACRQLREWHDQGFSELRMAVNLSTVQLHHSELPRVVNNLLQAYRLPPRSLELEVTETGLMEDISTAAQHLLSLRRSGALIAIDDFGTGYSSLSYLKSLPLDKIKIDKSFVQDLLDDDDDATIVRAIIQLGKSLGMQVIAEGVETAEQETYIVAQGCHEGQGYHYSKPLSARELTNFLKQAQRNQVSML, from the coding sequence TTGAAGCTGGAATTGCGGAACAGCTTGTCGGTCAAGTTGCTCAGGGTCGTGCTGCTGTCGGCGTTGGCGGTTGGCGTCGTGCTCAGCTGTGCGCAAATTGTCTACGACACCTACAAGACCCGCCAGGCCGTGAACAACGATGCCCAGCGCATCCTCGACATGTTCCGCGACCCCTCCACCCAGGCGGTGTACAGCCTCGACCGGGAAATGGGCATGCAGGTGATGGAAGGCCTGTTCCAGGACGAATCGGTGCGCATGGCGTCCATCGGCCACCCCAACGAAACCATGCTGGCAGAAAAATCCCGCCCGCTGCAGGACATGTCCATGCGCTGGCTGACCGACCCGATCCTCGGCCAGGAACGCACCTACACCACGCAACTGGTCGGCCGCGGCCCCTACAGCGAATACTACGGCGACCTCAGCATCACCCTCGACACCTCGTCCTACGGCGAAGACTTCCTGATCAACGCGGTGATCATCTTCATTTCCGGCGTCCTGCGGGCCCTGGCCATGGGCCTGGTGCTGTACCTGGTCTACCACTGGCTGTTGACCAAGCCGCTGTCCAAGATCATCGAGCACCTCACCCAGATCAACCCCGACCGCCCCAGCCAGCACCAGATACCGCTGCTCAAAGGCCACGAGAAGAACGAACTGGGCCTCTGGGTCAATACTGCCAACCAGCTGCTGGCGTCGATCGAGCGCAACACCCACCTGCGCCATGAAGCTGAAAACAGCCTGCAGCGCATGGCCCAGTACGACTTCCTCACCGGCCTGCCCAACCGCCAGCAACTGCAGCAGCAACTGGACAAGATCCTCGTCGATGGCGGCCGCCTGCAACACCGTGTGGCGGTGTTATGCGTTGGCCTGGACGACTTCAAGGGCATCAATGAGCAGTTCAGCTACCAGGTGGGTGACCAGCTGCTGCTGGCCCTGGCCGACCGCCTGCGCGCCCACAGCGGCAGGCTGGGCGCCCTGGCGCGGCTGGGCGGTGACCAGTTTGCCCTCGTGCAGGCCAATATCGAGCAGCCCTACGAGGCGGCCGAACTGGCGCAGAGCATCCTCGATGACCTGGAAGTGCCGTTCGACCTCGACCACCACCAGCAGATCCGCCTGCGCGCCACCATCGGCATCACCCTGTTCCCCGAAGACGGCGACAGCACCGAGAAGTTGCTGCAGAAAGCCGAACAGACCATGACCCTGGCCAAGGCCCGTTCGCGCAACCGCTACCAGTTCTACATCGCCAGTGTCGACAGCGAGATGCGCCGCCGCCGCGAGCTGGAAAAAGACCTGCGCGAAGCCCTGCCGCGCAACCAGCTGTACCTGGTGTACCAACCACAGATCAGCTACCGCGACCACCGCGTGGTCGGCGTCGAAGCACTGCTGCGCTGGCAGCACCCAGAGCTGGGCATGGTGCCGCCGGACCAGTTCATTCCGCTGGCCGAACAGAACGGCAGCATTATCAGTATCGGCGAATGGGTACTGGACCAGGCTTGCCGGCAACTGCGCGAATGGCACGACCAAGGCTTCAGCGAGTTGCGCATGGCGGTCAACCTGTCCACCGTGCAACTGCACCACAGTGAGCTGCCACGGGTGGTCAACAACCTGCTGCAGGCCTACCGCCTGCCGCCACGCAGCCTGGAGCTGGAAGTGACCGAAACCGGCCTGATGGAAGACATCAGCACGGCCGCCCAGCACCTGCTGAGCCTGCGCCGCTCCGGGGCGCTGATCGCCATCGACGATTTCGGTACCGGCTATTCGTCACTCAGCTACCTGAAATCGCTGCCGCTGGACAAGATCAAGATCGACAAGAGCTTCGTCCAGGACTTGCTCGACGACGATGACGACGCCACCATCGTTCGCGCCATCATCCAGCTGGGCAAGAGCCTGGGCATGCAGGTGATCGCCGAAGGCGTGGAAACCGCCGAACAGGAAACCTACATCGTTGCCCAGGGCTGCCACGAGGGCCAGGGCTATCACTACAGCAAGCCACTGTCAGCCCGTGAACTGACCAACTTCCTCAAGCAGGCGCAGCGCAACCAGGTTTCGATGCTCTGA
- a CDS encoding ATPase, which translates to MRNHAHDDYDDVPTLRAGTVDDDELMPAHVVRSRQKAARGASTAPLWALLCASFIALAGLGWWSFQQISLMEQQLVATQESFARISEEAAGRLQAISGKVEASESGVTTSSEALKLQLRQLQKGVAGQTGDLGKRLEQVLADTREQQKAVTELQGQLQAQLKLVNGELAALRSGQVDGGKLDTQFKGLNEQVAALKAAQVDGGKLDVQLKSLGSDVAALKKQGNPSSAIQSLEQDMVVLKSQIDNRPAAAASGGASVQEFDAFRAQMTRNLNTLQSQVQNLQQQINARP; encoded by the coding sequence ATGCGTAACCATGCTCACGATGACTACGATGACGTGCCTACCTTGCGGGCGGGCACCGTTGATGATGACGAACTGATGCCGGCGCACGTGGTGCGCAGCCGCCAGAAAGCCGCCCGTGGGGCCAGCACTGCGCCGCTGTGGGCACTGCTGTGCGCCTCGTTCATCGCGTTGGCGGGCCTGGGCTGGTGGAGCTTTCAGCAGATCTCGCTGATGGAGCAGCAACTGGTGGCGACCCAGGAAAGCTTTGCCCGCATCAGTGAAGAAGCCGCCGGGCGTTTGCAGGCGATCAGTGGCAAGGTGGAGGCCAGCGAGTCCGGTGTGACTACCAGCAGCGAGGCGCTGAAGCTGCAGTTGCGCCAGTTGCAGAAGGGTGTAGCCGGGCAGACCGGCGACCTGGGCAAGCGCCTGGAGCAGGTGTTGGCCGATACCCGTGAACAGCAGAAGGCTGTGACCGAGCTGCAAGGCCAGTTGCAGGCGCAGTTGAAACTGGTGAATGGCGAGCTGGCCGCGTTGCGGTCGGGTCAGGTTGATGGTGGCAAGCTGGACACCCAGTTCAAGGGCCTGAACGAGCAGGTTGCTGCGTTGAAGGCCGCGCAGGTGGATGGCGGCAAGCTGGACGTGCAGCTCAAGAGCCTGGGCAGTGATGTGGCAGCGCTGAAGAAGCAGGGCAACCCGAGCTCCGCTATCCAGAGCCTGGAGCAGGACATGGTCGTGCTCAAAAGCCAGATAGATAACCGCCCGGCTGCGGCAGCGTCCGGTGGTGCGTCGGTGCAGGAGTTCGATGCGTTCCGGGCGCAGATGACCCGCAACCTGAATACTTTGCAGAGCCAGGTGCAGAACCTGCAGCAGCAGATCAACGCCCGGCCCTGA
- a CDS encoding alkene reductase: MTTLFDPITLGDLQLPNRIIMAPLTRCRADEGRVPNALMAEYYVQRASAGLILSEATSVSAMGVGYPDTPGIWNDEQVRGWNNVTKAVHAAGGRIFLQLWHVGRISHPSYLNGELPVAPSAIQPKGHVSLVRPLSDFPTPRALETEEIIDIVEAYRSGAENAKAAGFDGVEIHGANGYLLDQFLQSSTNQRTDRYGGSLENRARLLLEVTDAAIEVWGANRVGVHLAPRADAHDMGDANRAETFTYVARELGKRGIAFICSREREADDSIGPLIKEAFGGPYIVNERFDKASANAALASGKADAVAFGVPFIANPDLPARLAADAPLNEARPETFYGKGPVGYIDYPRL; encoded by the coding sequence ATGACCACGCTTTTCGATCCGATCACCCTGGGCGACCTGCAACTGCCCAACCGCATCATCATGGCCCCGCTCACCCGTTGCCGTGCCGACGAAGGCCGCGTGCCCAATGCGCTGATGGCCGAATACTATGTGCAACGCGCCAGCGCCGGGCTGATCCTCAGCGAGGCGACTTCGGTCAGTGCCATGGGCGTCGGCTACCCGGACACCCCCGGTATCTGGAACGATGAGCAGGTGCGTGGCTGGAACAACGTCACCAAGGCCGTGCATGCCGCCGGCGGGCGAATCTTCCTGCAACTGTGGCACGTTGGCCGCATCTCCCACCCCAGCTACCTGAACGGCGAACTGCCGGTTGCCCCCAGCGCGATCCAACCCAAAGGCCATGTTAGCCTGGTGCGCCCGCTGAGTGACTTCCCCACCCCACGCGCGCTGGAAACCGAAGAGATCATCGATATCGTCGAGGCCTACCGCAGCGGCGCCGAGAATGCCAAGGCTGCCGGTTTCGACGGGGTAGAGATCCACGGCGCCAACGGCTATCTGCTTGACCAGTTCCTGCAAAGCAGCACCAACCAACGCACCGACCGCTACGGCGGGTCGCTGGAAAACCGTGCACGCTTGCTGCTGGAAGTGACCGATGCGGCCATCGAAGTGTGGGGTGCGAATCGCGTTGGTGTGCACCTGGCGCCGCGTGCCGATGCGCATGACATGGGGGATGCCAACCGCGCCGAAACCTTTACCTACGTGGCTCGTGAGCTGGGCAAACGGGGCATTGCCTTCATCTGCTCGCGGGAGCGGGAAGCCGATGACAGCATCGGCCCGCTGATCAAAGAGGCATTCGGTGGCCCGTACATTGTCAATGAGCGTTTCGACAAGGCCAGTGCCAATGCGGCCCTGGCCAGTGGCAAGGCGGATGCGGTGGCGTTTGGTGTGCCGTTTATCGCAAACCCTGACCTGCCAGCGCGGCTGGCGGCGGATGCGCCGTTGAACGAGGCGCGGCCGGAGACTTTCTACGGAAAGGGGCCAGTGGGGTACATCGATTACCCGCGGCTTTGA
- a CDS encoding helix-turn-helix transcriptional regulator, protein MPLDLDEIIKALAHPVRREILSWLKDPATQFPDQYHSTENGVCAGQIDQRCGLSQSTVSAHLATLQRAGLISSQKIGQWHFFKRDEATIEAFLEQLRQAL, encoded by the coding sequence ATGCCTCTCGATCTCGACGAAATCATAAAAGCGCTGGCCCATCCGGTCAGGCGAGAAATCCTCAGCTGGCTGAAAGACCCGGCAACGCAATTCCCCGACCAGTATCACAGCACCGAAAACGGTGTGTGTGCCGGGCAGATCGACCAACGCTGCGGCCTGTCGCAGTCGACCGTCTCCGCCCACCTGGCCACCTTGCAGCGCGCCGGGCTGATCAGCAGCCAGAAGATTGGCCAGTGGCACTTCTTCAAACGCGACGAAGCCACCATTGAGGCGTTCCTCGAACAACTGCGCCAAGCACTTTGA
- a CDS encoding LysR family transcriptional regulator ArgP, translating into MFDYKLLAALAAVIEQGGFERAAQVLGLSQSAISQRIKLLEARVGQPVLVRATPPSPTEVGRQLLNHVQQVRLLERDLQRQVPALDEEGMPERLRIALNADSLATWWAGAVGNFCAQQNVLTDLVVEDQEVGLKRMRAGEVAACLCGSERPVAGARSLPLGAMRYRALASPGFMARHFPQGFVASRLARTPAIVYGPDDFLQHRYLASLGIEDGFLHHLCPSSEGFLRMTEAGLGWGLVPELQATEQLTSGQLVEICSDTPIDVPLYWHHWRNGGQLLAQLTDHLRHTARQWLVPL; encoded by the coding sequence ATGTTCGACTACAAGTTGCTGGCCGCCTTGGCGGCGGTGATCGAACAGGGGGGGTTCGAGCGTGCGGCCCAGGTGCTGGGTTTGTCGCAGTCGGCTATCTCCCAGCGCATCAAGCTGCTTGAGGCGCGGGTCGGGCAACCGGTGCTGGTGCGTGCCACGCCGCCCAGCCCGACCGAAGTCGGCCGCCAATTGCTCAACCATGTGCAGCAGGTGCGCCTGCTTGAACGCGACCTGCAACGCCAGGTGCCGGCGCTGGACGAAGAGGGCATGCCGGAGCGCCTGCGCATTGCCCTTAACGCCGACAGCCTGGCCACTTGGTGGGCCGGCGCGGTGGGCAACTTTTGCGCGCAGCAGAACGTGCTGACCGATTTGGTGGTGGAAGACCAGGAAGTGGGCCTGAAACGCATGCGTGCTGGCGAGGTTGCGGCCTGCCTTTGTGGCAGTGAGCGCCCGGTGGCCGGGGCCCGCAGCCTGCCATTGGGCGCCATGCGCTACCGGGCACTGGCCAGCCCTGGGTTCATGGCGCGGCATTTTCCCCAAGGCTTTGTCGCCAGCCGGCTGGCCCGCACACCGGCGATCGTGTACGGCCCGGATGATTTCCTGCAGCATCGCTACCTGGCATCGCTGGGCATCGAGGACGGTTTCCTGCACCATCTGTGCCCGTCATCCGAAGGCTTCCTGCGCATGACCGAGGCCGGGCTGGGCTGGGGGCTGGTGCCCGAATTACAGGCCACAGAGCAACTGACCAGCGGGCAGTTGGTGGAAATCTGCAGCGATACCCCCATCGACGTGCCGCTGTACTGGCATCATTGGCGCAATGGCGGGCAATTGCTCGCGCAACTGACCGACCACCTGCGGCACACCGCACGGCAATGGCTGGTGCCCTTGTAG
- a CDS encoding NAD(P)-dependent oxidoreductase, giving the protein MRILVTGASGFIGGRFARFALEQGLDVRVSGRRAEGVEHLIKRGAQFIPGDLGDPELARRLCQGIEAVVHCAGAVGNWGRYQDFYQGNVVVTENVVEGCLKEHVRRLVHLSSPSIYFNGRSRLDIREEQVPRRFHDHYGQTKHLAEQKVFGAQEFGLEVLALRPRFVTGAGDASIFPRLMQMQRKGRVAIIGNGLNKVDFTSVHNLNEALLSALFADDRALGQAYNISNGQPLPLWDVVNYVMRQMQLPQVTRYRSYGLAYSLAALNEAACMLWPGRPQPTLSRLGMQVMSRDFTLDISRARQYLDYQPKVSLWTALDEFCGWWKHLPPGQ; this is encoded by the coding sequence ATGCGAATTCTGGTCACCGGCGCGAGTGGCTTCATTGGCGGGCGCTTTGCGCGCTTCGCTCTGGAGCAGGGCCTGGACGTGCGGGTCAGCGGCCGCCGCGCCGAAGGGGTCGAGCACCTGATCAAGCGCGGCGCCCAGTTCATCCCCGGCGACCTGGGCGACCCAGAGCTGGCCCGGCGCCTGTGCCAAGGCATCGAGGCTGTGGTGCACTGCGCCGGCGCAGTGGGCAACTGGGGGCGCTACCAGGACTTCTACCAAGGCAATGTGGTGGTTACCGAAAACGTGGTCGAGGGCTGCCTTAAGGAGCATGTGCGGCGCCTGGTGCACCTGTCATCGCCATCGATCTATTTCAATGGCCGTTCGCGCCTGGACATTCGCGAAGAGCAGGTGCCGCGCCGTTTTCACGATCATTACGGGCAGACCAAGCACCTCGCCGAGCAAAAAGTGTTTGGTGCCCAGGAGTTCGGCCTTGAAGTGCTGGCGCTGCGCCCGCGCTTTGTCACGGGCGCTGGCGATGCCAGCATTTTCCCTCGGCTGATGCAGATGCAGCGCAAAGGCCGCGTGGCGATCATCGGCAACGGCCTGAACAAAGTCGATTTCACCAGCGTGCACAACCTCAACGAAGCCCTGCTCAGTGCGTTGTTCGCCGACGACCGTGCGCTGGGACAGGCCTACAACATCAGTAACGGCCAGCCGCTGCCGCTGTGGGACGTTGTCAACTACGTGATGCGCCAGATGCAGCTGCCGCAGGTTACCCGCTACCGTTCCTACGGCCTGGCCTACAGCCTGGCCGCGTTGAACGAGGCGGCTTGTATGCTGTGGCCGGGGCGCCCACAACCAACCTTGTCGCGCTTGGGAATGCAGGTGATGAGCCGTGATTTCACCCTGGATATCAGCCGCGCCCGCCAATACCTGGACTACCAGCCCAAGGTCAGTTTGTGGACAGCATTGGATGAATTCTGCGGCTGGTGGAAGCATTTGCCGCCTGGGCAGTGA
- a CDS encoding imelysin family protein: MIRMPLASASLLAIAIALAGCGEGKDDKAAAPQAQAPAAASTTAAAPGAVDEAAGKAVVKHYAEMVYAVYSDSLSTAKTLQTAVDAFLAKPSDETLKAAKDAWFAARVPYLQSEAFRFGNTIIDDWEGQVNAWPLDEGLIDYVDKSYEHALGNPAASANIIANTEIQVGEEKVDVKDITPEKLASLNELAGSEANVATGYHAIEFLLWGQDLNGTGPGAGARPVSDYLEGQGATGGHNERRRAYLKAVTQLLVTDLEEMVGNWAPNVADNYRAKLEAEPVNDGLRKMLFGMGSLSLGELAGERMKVSLEANSPEDEQDCFSDNTHYSHFYDAKGIRNVYLGEYTRPDGTKVSGPSLSSLVAKADPAADAALKADLEATEAKIQVMVDHAQKGEHYDQLIAADNAAGNQIVRDAIAALVKQTGSIEQAAGKLGIANLNPDTADHEF, translated from the coding sequence ATGATTCGAATGCCTCTGGCCTCCGCCAGTCTGCTGGCCATCGCCATCGCTCTCGCCGGTTGCGGTGAAGGCAAGGACGACAAAGCCGCCGCGCCGCAAGCCCAGGCACCTGCTGCCGCCAGCACCACCGCTGCTGCACCAGGGGCTGTCGACGAAGCTGCCGGCAAAGCCGTGGTCAAGCACTACGCCGAAATGGTCTACGCCGTGTACAGCGACTCGCTGAGCACCGCCAAGACCCTGCAGACCGCCGTCGACGCGTTCCTGGCCAAGCCCAGCGACGAAACCCTGAAGGCCGCCAAGGACGCCTGGTTCGCCGCGCGCGTACCTTACCTGCAGAGCGAAGCCTTCCGCTTCGGCAACACCATCATCGACGACTGGGAAGGCCAGGTGAACGCCTGGCCGCTGGACGAAGGCCTGATCGACTACGTCGACAAGAGCTACGAGCACGCCTTGGGCAACCCGGCCGCCAGCGCCAACATCATCGCCAACACCGAGATCCAGGTGGGCGAAGAGAAGGTCGACGTCAAGGACATCACCCCTGAGAAACTGGCCAGCCTGAACGAACTGGCAGGTTCCGAGGCCAACGTGGCCACCGGCTACCACGCCATCGAATTCCTGCTCTGGGGCCAGGACCTCAACGGCACCGGCCCAGGCGCTGGCGCCCGCCCGGTTTCCGACTACCTGGAAGGCCAGGGCGCCACCGGTGGCCACAACGAGCGCCGCCGCGCCTATCTGAAAGCGGTTACCCAGCTGCTGGTTACCGACCTTGAAGAGATGGTCGGCAACTGGGCGCCGAACGTCGCCGACAACTACCGCGCCAAGCTGGAAGCGGAGCCTGTCAACGACGGCCTGCGCAAGATGCTGTTCGGCATGGGTAGCCTGTCGCTGGGCGAACTGGCTGGCGAGCGCATGAAGGTTTCGCTGGAAGCCAACTCGCCGGAAGACGAGCAGGACTGCTTCAGCGACAACACCCACTACTCGCACTTCTACGACGCCAAGGGCATCCGCAACGTCTACCTGGGCGAGTACACCCGCCCGGACGGTACCAAAGTGAGCGGCCCGAGCCTCTCGTCGCTGGTAGCCAAGGCTGACCCGGCTGCCGACGCCGCCCTCAAGGCCGACCTGGAAGCCACCGAAGCCAAGATCCAGGTGATGGTCGACCACGCGCAGAAAGGCGAGCACTACGACCAACTGATCGCCGCCGACAACGCTGCCGGCAACCAGATCGTTCGCGATGCTATCGCCGCCCTGGTCAAACAGACCGGTTCGATCGAGCAGGCTGCGGGCAAGCTGGGTATTGCCAACCTGAACCCGGATACTGCAGATCACGAATTCTGA
- a CDS encoding Fe-Mn family superoxide dismutase — MAFELPPLPYAHDALQPHISKETLEFHHDKHHNTYVVNLNNLVPGTEFEGKTLEEIVKTSSGGIFNNAAQVWNHTFYWNCLAPNAGGQPTGALADAINAAFGSFDKFKEEFTKTSVGTFGSGWGWLVKKADGSLALASTIGAGCPLTSGDTPLLTCDVWEHAYYIDYRNVRPKYVEAFWNLVNWKFVAEQFEGNTFKA, encoded by the coding sequence ATGGCTTTTGAATTGCCGCCGCTGCCGTACGCCCACGATGCCCTGCAGCCGCACATCTCCAAGGAAACCCTGGAGTTTCACCACGACAAGCACCACAACACCTATGTCGTGAACCTGAACAACCTGGTCCCAGGCACCGAATTCGAAGGCAAGACCCTGGAAGAGATCGTCAAGACCTCTTCGGGCGGCATCTTCAACAACGCCGCTCAGGTCTGGAACCACACCTTCTACTGGAACTGCCTGGCTCCAAACGCCGGCGGTCAACCGACCGGTGCCCTGGCTGATGCCATCAACGCCGCTTTCGGTTCCTTCGACAAGTTCAAGGAAGAGTTCACCAAGACTTCGGTTGGCACCTTCGGTTCCGGCTGGGGCTGGCTGGTGAAGAAAGCTGACGGTTCCCTGGCCCTGGCCAGCACCATCGGCGCCGGCTGCCCGCTGACCAGCGGCGACACCCCGCTGCTGACCTGCGACGTCTGGGAACACGCCTACTACATCGACTACCGGAACGTCCGTCCGAAGTACGTCGAGGCGTTCTGGAACCTGGTCAACTGGAAGTTCGTTGCCGAGCAGTTCGAAGGCAATACCTTCAAGGCCTGA
- a CDS encoding di-heme oxidoredictase family protein, whose translation MSSSLSRLSPLLLTLALAACDDAPRFTQAEPGEALSGGKATVQRSDRNAYSLPSANLSPERRLDFAVGNSFFRNPWVIAPSTTTARDGLGPLFNTNACQSCHVRDGRGHPPEPGDSNAVGMLVRLSIPDQPYLAKVIERLGVVPEPVYGTQLQDMAIPGVAPEGKVRVSYSSETVTFNDGHQVELRKPSLQITQLGYGVMHPDTRFSARVAPPMIGLGLLEAIPEADLLANEDPDDRNRDGIRGRANRVWDDAQGKTVIGRFGWKAGQPNVNQQNVHAFAGDMGLTSTLLPKDDCTPAQADCLAAPNGDGADGEKEVSDNILRLVTFYTRNLAVPARRDVGAPQVLAGKNLFYQAGCQGCHTPQFTTAADAAEPELANQVIRPYSDLLLHDMGPGLADERTEFAANGQDWRTPPLWGVGLNETVNGHSQFLHDGRARNLLEAVLWHGGEAEAARNFVLTFNAEQRTALLAFLNSL comes from the coding sequence ATGTCCTCGTCGCTGTCCCGACTCTCCCCCCTGCTCCTGACCCTTGCCCTCGCCGCCTGTGACGACGCCCCGCGTTTCACCCAGGCCGAGCCCGGCGAAGCGTTGTCGGGTGGCAAGGCGACCGTGCAGCGCAGCGACCGCAACGCCTATTCCCTGCCCTCGGCCAACCTGTCGCCCGAGCGGCGTCTGGACTTCGCCGTGGGCAACAGCTTCTTCCGCAACCCCTGGGTGATCGCACCGTCCACCACCACTGCACGTGATGGCCTGGGCCCACTGTTCAACACCAATGCTTGCCAGAGTTGCCACGTGCGCGATGGCCGTGGCCACCCGCCAGAGCCAGGCGATAGCAACGCAGTGGGCATGCTGGTAAGGCTGTCGATCCCCGACCAGCCCTACCTGGCCAAGGTGATCGAGCGCCTCGGCGTAGTGCCAGAGCCGGTGTATGGCACCCAGCTGCAAGACATGGCCATCCCAGGCGTGGCCCCGGAAGGCAAGGTACGGGTGAGTTACAGCAGCGAAACGGTAACGTTCAACGACGGCCATCAGGTCGAGTTGCGCAAGCCAAGCCTGCAGATCACCCAGCTCGGCTATGGCGTGATGCACCCCGACACCCGTTTTTCGGCGCGGGTGGCCCCCCCGATGATCGGCCTGGGCCTGCTTGAAGCCATCCCCGAAGCCGACCTGCTGGCCAACGAAGACCCGGACGACCGCAACCGCGACGGCATCCGCGGGCGGGCCAACCGCGTGTGGGACGACGCCCAGGGCAAGACCGTGATCGGCCGCTTCGGCTGGAAAGCCGGGCAACCCAACGTCAACCAGCAGAACGTGCACGCCTTCGCCGGTGACATGGGCCTGACCAGTACCCTGCTGCCCAAGGACGATTGCACCCCGGCCCAGGCCGACTGCCTGGCAGCGCCCAACGGCGACGGCGCCGATGGCGAAAAGGAAGTCAGCGACAATATCTTGCGCCTGGTGACCTTCTACACCCGCAACCTGGCCGTACCGGCCCGTCGCGATGTGGGCGCGCCGCAGGTGTTGGCGGGCAAGAACCTGTTCTACCAGGCCGGCTGCCAGGGCTGTCACACCCCGCAGTTCACCACGGCCGCCGATGCCGCCGAGCCGGAGCTGGCCAACCAGGTCATCCGCCCCTACAGCGACCTGCTGCTGCATGACATGGGCCCGGGCCTGGCTGACGAGCGCACCGAATTCGCCGCCAACGGCCAGGACTGGCGCACCCCGCCACTGTGGGGCGTGGGCCTGAATGAAACGGTCAACGGCCACAGCCAGTTCCTGCACGACGGCCGCGCCCGCAACCTGCTTGAAGCCGTGCTCTGGCATGGTGGTGAAGCCGAGGCGGCACGCAACTTCGTACTTACTTTCAATGCCGAGCAGCGCACTGCGTTGCTGGCGTTCCTGAACTCACTTTAA